AAAAACATATGGAGGTGCACTGGTGTGTGCATATTGCTGCATGTCATTGGTGGAGTTCACCAATCAGCCCACTAGGCTGTTGTTGTAGAGTAGTAGATGTGACTCATCAAACCTTTGTCTGTTGTGTCTCAGGGTCACCAGGTTGAGGTCAAGTCCCATGGAGGGCGTGTTACAGGTGCGGGAACTATCCATGGGAATGTGGACATCAGCACATGTGGAGACAGTGTAAGGACAGTGTTACACTTACACTCAGCAGCCGttagagggcagcagcagcctgaataCAGGCTTCATCTAAACGCGTTTACAGTATTGATGTTTATGGTTGACAGCTTTGATTAGGAGACAAGTGAAGTCATACATCACCTGGCTACAGTCCTGTGCAGTGATCAGTTGTGTATTTGCAGTCAGTGGATGTCAAGAAGCTCCAGGGCACCAGCATGAATGTTTCAACAGAACATGGCTCCCTGAAGGTCAAAGCCATCTATGCCGAGTCCAGCTGCGTCTCCTCTTGTTCTGGCAAAGTAGAACTGGGGCACGTACACGgtgagcaaacagcagcatctaTTCCTCATCTATATTAAAGCATCTGTGTACATATGTAGAGTGGAGAAATGTTCAATGTTACATTCAACTCATTTGTCCAAAACATGACGTTTTTCATCAATTTGGAGTTCATTGTCTTGTTCAAGAACAGCTCAACATGTGGACAGGAGATTGTGAAATTAAACCACCAACCATATGATTAACTGGTAATTCACTCCAGCACTCAAGCTTCTGCAGCCTGCACCCAAAACTGATTGAATCTATAGATATTTTATTAATCTACAACCTGCAGCCACTAGGTCCCAAAGTCTAAAGGTGTCTGCTTCCCATGAGCCATTGCAGGGGTCAACACTAACTTTTAAAAGTTGTTGCCAATCTCGGAAACAAGTGTTATCAGTTAACGTGTCCACCCTCGAATCCTGCTATACAGAACATCAGAAGCGCAGCTGTTGTCGTGTTCGTCACAGATTCCTCTAAAATGAATCCAGCTAACTCTAACGGGTGTGTCAGCCTGTGTCTTCTATCCTCTGCCTTGTTATGTCTTTATGGCTCGTGTTGCTTCAAGCTTCATTCACCCCTTCGTCTCTGTTGAATGTGCTACTTTGAGCTACTGAACCTGACGTATCAAGGTGTATGTTGTGCAAGTGTTGCAGTATAATTTTCCATCCAGCTCAAAGATGCCAGGATACCTCGCCTCCCAAGACTTCAcaaatttccttttttgtttttcattctggtTCATCTGGTTGTTGTCAGCTGAATCCGTCCACACATTCGTTTTTTGATGTTGACTTACTGGTCAAACTTTTCACCCCACAGTCAAACAACTTGCTTTGTTTCGCCATTGTCTATAAAACAGAtgcctgtgtgcacacatgtaaacacaccaaCGCATGTGCAGCATAGTCTGCTTCTGGTTCCGACTGTAACAGCAGTATTTAAATATCGCTAATGCAAGAAATATCGCAAATCTCTTCAATTTGCGGAGCACGTTTTGCTGTTTGCTGGCTCTGTTTTTCACCTTAAAAAGTTTCTTATTGTACCAAAGGCCGAGAATTGTTtgccaattttttttaaatagttgcCAGTAGCAACCTGGCAACCATTACTGCTGAGCCCTGCATTCTGGCACATAGCTGCATTATGTTATTAACGTGGTTGGTAAAGCAGGTATGACAGGCTTCGGTTTATCAGGAATCCTGGACTCAGATCCAAACAGAGTCTATTTAAGTGTAATGCGGCTGCAATTTATCACAAATTCtgtacatgttgttgttttggggaAGCTATGAAAAGGATTAGTTGTGAAAAGTCTGAATTCTTGGAAGTAGAGATTggagcacaaagacaaacagcatgGTGTGAAGAAACGCGTCACTCACTTAGAATTTTAATTTCTTCCTGATACTGACGAGCCTCTCATCACAGAGTACATGGGAATGATTATCTTGTTAGCTTTGGTGATGCAGATTTATGATGCGTAGAGTCTGGGACAGAGGCTTTTCCACGTACCAGTAACTGAAATTAATCTAGTGAAATTGATGAAACCTGACCCTGTGCTTTCATTGGTTGAAAGGTAACGCCACTGTGAAGAATGTGTCTGGAGATACGGTTATTGGTAAGCAAGCTGACTCTCTGATTGCACAATGAACCACGTATGGTATCTATCAGCGGCCGGTAAAAGCAACCTGAGGCGTTCTTTGCTTTTGCAGATGGTTCAAATAGCTTCCTGAAGGTTTCCTCTCACAGCGGGAGCATTGACGTCTATGTGGGAGACGGTGGCAGCGCTGAACTCCACAGTCAGGAGGGTAAACGCACAGTATGAAGAGTATTCACCTCATCAACCACAGGTTTCCTTCCCGCTCTATCTGTTGAGTCATAttcctcttctttgtttttccctcGTTCTTCTGTGGACGtaggagcagtgtgtgtgcgcgtcccCTCCTCGCTGAAAGCAGGGGTGGAGCTTTGTGGAGCGTCGGTGGATGTCAGCCCAGAGGTTGTTCTGCATGGAGtagaaaacaacacaactgAAGGCCAAACCACAGTTGCTGGTAAGCTGTTATTTTTCATTACATCACACCTTATGGCACAGTCAATTAACTGAACCCACACAGAACGTTCTGTTTCCTTTACATAcatctgtgtttctctcaggcTATGTAAATGGAGAGCCTCCAGTGGACCAGTGGGTTAAAGCTCAGGCAGACAGAGGCTCTGTCAGACTGAAGACACAAAGCTGGTTCGAGTCCCTGAAGCTGGGGAGCTGAGCCATGAGTGACTGAATTTCACTTCATAGTGCTGCATTACTGCTCTGTGGCTTCACACTTGCAGACAGAGCCAGATATTTACTGACGATCGTCAAGGCTGGATGTACCTTTACCTCACTGAAGTCTTCAGAAGTCTCTGCTCAGGATATACTGTACTTTCAATAAGGACATCGTGTGTCATATATAGTATTTAAAAATACTCTGTATGTGTTAGAAATGTCTGGAAAGCGTGCTGTGCACATCAGTGTTGGTTTGTGCTGAATGTTAATTAGAAAGTGTGTGCTTGCttgtatttttgcatgtttattgCAAATTATTGTATGTTTAACAATTAATAGTTTCAAACTGTGACAAAAAGCATGGGAAGGTTTCTTTTTTCATCTGGAGGCAAGTTGAGTTAGACActgtcacctctgcctctgtgctCTCAAATTCACTTACAATTACAGAATCTAACTGGTATTGACCGAGCTCTAATTAATGAAAGCTAATAATTAAGACATTTTTATCTAACTACTAACTCACAATACATTTTCTACAGTCCTCTTTGTATGTTCTAAAAGAGCATTTGCTCAAATGAACAGCAAAtctgtagatagatagatagatagatagatagatagatagatagatagatagatagatagatagatagatagatagatagatagatagataatctATAATCCATACTTTCAGAGAATGTcagaaaaaacagaatcaaGTGAAATGAAATTCTAAAGTGTTAGAACAAAAGATACCCCATGATTGTAATGTAAGTGAATAGATTTTTAATTTAAAGAGCATACATTAAGAAAACTCTGAGTACGCAGACACTCCAGAGACAAACCGGTGTTCATCACGAAATGTAGAAACTTAAAAACAATTACAATCATTTTTAACAAGCTCTGAAATCAGACAGTTGAAATGTCGATCAGCACCAAGGTGCTTTTTACTTCCATGTCTATAAAAGTATAAAGTTTCTTAAATAAACACACCAATTATGATGTTTAGTGCTGAAGATACAGGCCAActtctgcatgcacacagcGGTTTGTGTTACTGCTGTCACCCTTGGGAAATAATTAGTGGTCCACACCATTTAGTAATTTCAGAGTTTTGGAAGCATCTCAGCCATAGActatatttgtgtttgtagtTTCTCTGAGTACCATCTAAGGAGCATACCTCGAGACCAAAACTGGAACacttcactttttaaaaaagctgtttcAGATCTTAAAACTTACAACTGAGAAGTTGCAGACTTTGGCTGCATGGAATATGGAGCAATCACACAATTGTGTTATCTTTATACAAATGAAATACACTATATTATAGCGAGGTAAAATATAAAACTATAAATATTAAAGGATCCAGAACCGACCCTGAGGTAAACTGTATCCTCTAAAAAGTGGACATGTTTATGCACTGGTCATCTAATATTAACCCACTAGAGTCTAGCAGTGTCAGCGGCACAGGACATTGTCAGGGGCTCAAGAAATGTGTATCAGTCTCAGTGAGGTGCTGAAGCAGTGTGCTGTATGAGCATCTATGCAGGCAGGTAGAGTACAGAGAACACAGAGGTGTAATCTGATTACTCTACAGTAATGTGGGATTATAGCCATGTGACTCATTCTTGTGAGGATTATCTCGGGTGTATCATTCAAGATGGATTGTTCAGGATGCTCTTAGTATGTTCTGGGACAATGTCCCAAAAATGATGGTTGCTGTTATGTGTGATGCCTAATTGGGATCAGTTTGTATCCTCTCTGTACTTGCTGCTCTTGTCATCACTGAGTGCTGCTGCATCATTCCCCATCAGTCACCAGTCTTGATGGGTCATGTGACTGAATGCATTTGGCCTATGTTGTATCCAAACCAGTATGGAGGGTCGTCATTGCTGTGCTCCCAGTACTCCACACGTGGCTCAAGCTTTAAGGCGGCAGCCCTGAAGGAACAGACACACTCTGGTCATTAAAAGTTATAGTTAGTGTTAGAACTACTATAACTTGCGGTGTTCTTCTAAGCGTGTGTCCTACTTGGAGATGCTGTTGCAGCAGGCCATCGTGacggagcagagaggaggacagatcCTCTCCAAGTGTCGGAGAGAGCGATCTGTGAGAAGAACACAGCCACTCACATCAAGTTCTCGCAGGAACTGAGATCCACTTGTCAGATACTGCACCGCCATATCTGTCATCTGAGGCAGAGCCgaggaaaatagaaaacatgTGGCATGAGATGAAAAGGGGAAACACAATCTACTTCAGCCAGGCAACATTTAAAGGCtctggaggagtgtgtgtgtgtgtgtgtgtgtgtgtgtgtgtgtgtgtgtgtaccttgggACAACCTGACATCCGCAGTGAGACAAGACCtctgcagtaaaatgaaatGGCTCTGATGGCCAGGTCTGACAGCGCTACACAGTGAGACACATCAACATGTTCCAGATCTCTCACAGTCTTGCACAGCTTCTGCAATCGTGAAgaacagaggagatgagagaaggGATGTGGGAATGAAAGTGAGTGGATGAGATGAGGACATGAAGGAACTGGGGAACATATTTACGAGAGGACATAGATGCCTCCATCTGTTCACATCTGTTTGTAGGCTGTAGCAGCAAGTAAAACAGCAACTGTGGAAATtggtgagttttttttttattttctgggaAACATGGTacaacatttttctgtcagctgctgataATAGCAAACGCCGGAAAAAGCACCCTCTAAATATCGTAAACCGCTCTACACAAATGCCACAACTGGCCACGTGTCAAAATTCTAACTAGCTTGTACCTCTATGCCAATGTCTGTGACGTAGACACACTGAGCAAGCACCAACTTCTTCAAACGAATTCCCTCAAGAGCTGCCAGCCcctaaaaatacaaatactgaGTTACATACTTCACCACCAAGGCAAGTTATCTTCTTTCAGGAATTTGTGAGGGTCAGAACATCCACACAATACCTGATCCTGGATGTTGCAACCACTGATGTcaagagagcagacagagctgctgctcagccactCCAGACTCACGTCAGTCAGTCTCTCGCAATAACTCAAGTTGAGATGGGACAGTTTACACAGCCTGAGAGAGTGTAAACACGAAAAGCTGCTGCGTGATACCATTTCACAGACCACAAtgagatatgtgtgtgtgaagtcataCTATACACCTTTGTGAAATCCTCATGACAGATTTGTCCGTGAcgcgactgcagctgctgatatTCAGCTCTCTCAGACTGGTCGATGAGGAACCTTCAGTCAAGCACTGGATCCCAGTATCACTCAACCTGAAATGAAACCCTCGTCCATCATGTCATTTCATACAAAAAGTACACAATCTAAAACTACCGCAGCAACAGACTCACTTCTTGCAAAGTGAGACGTCCAGGTGTTGCAGGTTCTTGAGAGCGGCCACAGATTTGAGGCTGGCGTCAGTCATTCTGGGGCATTCTGCGGCGTGGAGTCTGCAGAGGTCCTGTGAGCTGCTGCACAGGGCCGTCCAGCTGATGTCTGTTAGCTGGTTGTTACCTAAAGTACACGTGTGCGGAACAGAGATGCTTCTATATTTTCATGTGTATGTGGAAATGAATGTTTCAGAATGAACAATGATCTCACCCTCTGTGCTAAACGTTTTCAGTCTGGCTACTTCTGCAATGGCTTTGAGGGCCACGTCGGAAAGATGTGGAGCATCCAGCAGAGacatggcagacagacagcgacATCTGGCAATTAAGGCCTGTTAGAGAAGAGGAAGACTCAGACCTCTTTGCTGGGAGGGGTTAAGAAAAGTTAAAGTAAATTGTTTTTCCTTATTCTCCATGCCTTTCTTGAATACTCCTGAGTGAGGATGTTGACCCTGTGATGTGTTAGAAATGCATAAACTTACCAAGACACAGCTATCTGACAGCGTGGGCATGTCATTGATCACAATCTCTTTGAGTGATGGGCATGCAGCAGAAATGTATCTGAACCCATTTACTGTCATctaggaggggagagagagagagagagaaaggaggaggaggggggaggaaaatATGTGTGTACGCTGGAATCTGACTCATTCTCCTGGATGCAGTTTTCCTGCTCCTCACATTTTCAGGGGCCCATAAAGTGAAACCATACATCTGGAACCAAACTAATAGACATTCCCGGAGGAAGGTGCATTTTATGTCctggtgcatgtgtgttatgTTATGGAGTGTGCACATGGTGAGTGGTTGCGCCAGAGTCGGTTATATAAACCCAACCCTCCACTTAGCCACAGCTGCCTCTTACTCTTCTTCCACAGGTCTTTGTTCATTCGCTCTGAGCGCAAACAGTCACCAGTGTACAGCCAGCAACAAGAGGAGACACGTGCAAACAGAGAGGAGTGACTGGACTTATCCAAGACGGACTCAGCACTGAACTTTCAACAAGGCAAAAAGCTACACTGAGAGGAGGCTCACAAAGAGGAGCACGGCGACTGACCTGAGTGCATCCGGACAGGTTGAGGTGGATGAGATTGTGGCAGCCCTTCCCTGTGGTCAGGTACATTAAGCCTTTATCTGTGAATCTGTAGCAGTAGGCCAGACTCAGGTACTGAAGGTTGAGACAGTTCCTGTTCAAAATCAGTAGTTAGAATAGTTTATGTTAAACACGGAGGATACCTTCTTTGTGTTTAAGCTTTGTGTGGATTGTAGttgattgttttgttgtgttttaacaaaagaaaaggtGTAAATTCAAGTACATAATCTGGAAGGAAAGCATCTTAATCAGAAATAACATCACATTTGGAGTTGAAAGTAGATATCTTCAAATTCTTGCACAGTAAAATGTGGAATATTTCCAAAACATTTTGCTTGATACAAcgacagatgagagagagacagcgaaTGTACTTGTAAATCTATCATCAATGCATTCACACAGTCTAGACGTTATGTTACGAGTGTCACATCTGTTCCTCTAAATCATTAAGTTGGCACTGACCAAGCTGCTTTGAGACATGAAATACAAGCCAGCAATGAGCTGCACACTGGGCAAACAGATAAGGAGATAAATGTGGGAACTACGGGACAGAAAATAAGGAGCACCacacatgatttttttgttcagtctggAGATGTGGGTGAACTGGACCACAGTTTGCAGCAGAAATCTCGCCACATGGCAGTTTTACCTGGACAGTTCTCTGAGACTTTTGTTTGTTATCAGTGTGCAAGAAAGGTTTAAGTAGAGCAGACATGGGCAGCCCTCCACAATTCTCTGCACCATTATATCCTGTTAAAGAGCAGAGATTTACATGTTACCTTAAATGAGCTCAGCAGGGCACCTGTTACAAGAGCACATGGCACAGTGTAACACCACAATCAACAGTGCATTAACAAACATTTAAGCTAGGGATGCACGCGATCAGGCAACTAGTCAATTTAATGTTGCTACCCTCGTTTGTCTGCACCAGAAATACAAGTCGGttaaacttattattattttcttaatgtACAAACTTAAAATACAGGATGATGTGCAGTGTTCATGATGCACAGTGCACAGTGTCACACAAGTAATTTCAAATATGATTTGGTTATTGAAGCATGTGATTAACGGTTTCAAGTGTAAACTTCTGTTCAAACGACAGAGAAATTAGTTGTCAGGAACAtccctttttttaaatacttgGTTTTCATGAAATTTAATCAATTTTATgcaaaaaattaaaacaacttGGAAAAGTGCAACCAGACACTGACCAAAAGCAATGTTGCTCTTATCTATGATGTTGGGCAAGATCTTaacaatgatgatgatcatAATGAGGAACACTGAGGGACACTTCCCCAGACAAAGTGCAAGCATAGATAAAAGATAATTTTCAATGGATATTTTCATTGATTTAATATAAGCCAGGACTTTAAAAATACTTATCATTATTAGCGATCTAGTTGTCAATAAACTTTAGAAAACAGTATAAAAAGTAAAGTAGTACATGTGATATAAAGTCTACACCATTACCATTAGTGATGACAATGTTTTACTTACTGTAACATTAAAACACTCCGACACATTGAGCTCCTGGAGGTTCCTGCATTcaccttaaaaaacaaaatgcagcgAAAACaagtgaggagcagagagatggCTGGTTAAGTTGTGAAGTCCATCTTCTGAAATCATTATGTGTATGTTGTGAAGTAATAAAGTAATATACCACATTATGTAAGGATCAACGTGAAGTGTCACAGTGTTCTGGTTTCTTTCAGAGCTGTATATACATTCCTGTATGGCTCCTATCTCTTACGTAATGTTCTACATCTCActtcttcctcagcagcagctgtgttcGATCAACAATAACGCTTTGACCCACTGTTCCTGTCTCCAAACCTGTTTTAGCTTGTTCAAACTCCTTCTTTGGTTTCAGCTCTTACTGAAAGGACAATCCCTTCAGGGCTCAAGATGCGTCTgacctcctcactcctcttagcctccctgctcctcctcttgctccccTCCACCGAGATGAAAAGACCGGGGAAGGGTAGAGGCCTCAGGGGTGCAAGACACAAACTCACACGGGACAAGTATGGTTTTACTCTTGTGTCTAATGTGCTCAGTCCATTTTTCACCTGCTCTAATAACTATGGAAAGACTGACGAgccattttctgtgtgtttgaaaactCTCAGGGTAAGGGGTGTTGGGCGTCACAGCAGATCAGGTCCCTCCAAGCTCGCGGCACCTGACTGCTCAGAGTCAACAGAATCTCGAGAAGTCTTTGTAGACTGTCAGGACCGACGCCTCACCACCATTCCCACCTCACAGACCTGGTCCAAACAACCCAAGCACCTCCTTCTAGCCCGCAACCGGATCAAAGTCCTTCGTGACGGTGCCTTCTTTGGATATGAGAGTTTAACCAGCCTAGacctgcagcagaaccagatCTCTTTAGTAGAGGAAGGGGCCTTCCAGGGCCTGAAACGCCTTACaaccctgctgctgcagcacaaccGCCTGGGAACACTTAGCGAGGAGGCCCTCATCCCCATGCCAAACCTTGGCTACCTACGTCTATACGATAATCCCTGGAATTGTCTCTGCCCGATGGACAGCCTCGTACGTACCCTTCAGGTCCCGAGCAACCGTAATCTAGGAAATCATGCCAGGTGATTGATTCCACAAAAAGAGTTTGACATAGTGTGATCTATTGCTCTGATTCCACAGGTGTATAAGTCATTACTGGCTCTCAGGATAGCAAGAAGCCTCAAAATATAACACCTGATTTTACCGTGACTGAacggtgttttctttttctaggTGTGCAGAGCCCATCAGGCTAAAAGGCATTAAGTTGAAGAATGTGGACCCAGAGTTACTCTGTAAAGAGACAGATCCAACCGGAGACCCACAGGGTGACCAAACAGATTCCACATACCCTGTGGAGCCCATTCCAATTCGCACCAAACCAGATGCCACCACATCTTGCCATACCTACCTTTTCCCCCAAATACGGATGGACTGCAGTAACCGAGGCAAGTTCACAGTCAGCTTTTACTTTCCCATATCAGTTTGACTCACTGGACCCTATTCTGAACCTCACTGTTTTCAGAAATTCAGCACACATGTTTCTTATGCAATGGAGACGTAAGGAAAAATGCCTCTGAAGCTTTATGTCACAGAGCTCATATGCTAATGATTAAATATTACTTTGCATGGCTGAGATCACTTAACTTCTATTTCTCAGAGGATTTTCAGGGTTAGACAAGGATCTggcaaatacacacatctgGTTTGGCAGGTGTTTTCTATTCAATGTCATGTTGCTTGCTTCCTTAACCTCTGACTTTGTACCTTATAAACAACTTGGAAAGCATTAGCTAAACAAAGTTTGGCTGGTACATCAGAATAAATCATTGCAAAGAATTAATGCAAAACAT
This sequence is a window from Chaetodon trifascialis isolate fChaTrf1 chromosome 10, fChaTrf1.hap1, whole genome shotgun sequence. Protein-coding genes within it:
- the fbxl13 gene encoding F-box and leucine-rich repeat protein 13 — encoded protein: MAVANTKSDLKECELKHCLPHIQKVLVTASCLSCPSDPIQFLKNTLVAFQGHDNLEDVDWHKFVTDAEQRISKTSQTHRTMDTVWMDQDGTMLPFCLVEKAHSCYRKHLTGSCFRQWKRFIAQSKRDTTELALNMDLMKTHYERNCQRVALAKWSNWVKKQKKTQAVAIEKLERLVNAGRLKRIIAAWRNVAKDSKRTKEYLKRLEMEFPENGSKVQRTRDECDRLSLLPYSLSLKIFQYLELRDWLNCAQVCCTWKAVIQSGNLWSQINFSVEKKWITDSTMKQVLQNYRPFVIHLNLRGCISLTWTSLKSVSECRNLQELNVSECFNVTDIMVQRIVEGCPCLLYLNLSCTLITNKSLRELSRNCLNLQYLSLAYCYRFTDKGLMYLTTGKGCHNLIHLNLSGCTQMTVNGFRYISAACPSLKEIVINDMPTLSDSCVLALIARCRCLSAMSLLDAPHLSDVALKAIAEVARLKTFSTEGNNQLTDISWTALCSSSQDLCRLHAAECPRMTDASLKSVAALKNLQHLDVSLCKKLSDTGIQCLTEGSSSTSLRELNISSCSRVTDKSVMRISQRLCKLSHLNLSYCERLTDVSLEWLSSSSVCSLDISGCNIQDQGLAALEGIRLKKLVLAQCVYVTDIGIEKLCKTVRDLEHVDVSHCVALSDLAIRAISFYCRGLVSLRMSGCPKMTDMAVQYLTSGSQFLRELDVSGCVLLTDRSLRHLERICPPLCSVTMACCNSISKAAALKLEPRVEYWEHSNDDPPYWFGYNIGQMHSVT
- the LOC139337451 gene encoding leucine-rich repeat-containing protein 17-like, producing the protein MRLTSSLLLASLLLLLLPSTEMKRPGKGRGLRGARHKLTRDKVRGVGRHSRSGPSKLAAPDCSESTESREVFVDCQDRRLTTIPTSQTWSKQPKHLLLARNRIKVLRDGAFFGYESLTSLDLQQNQISLVEEGAFQGLKRLTTLLLQHNRLGTLSEEALIPMPNLGYLRLYDNPWNCLCPMDSLVRTLQVPSNRNLGNHARCAEPIRLKGIKLKNVDPELLCKETDPTGDPQGDQTDSTYPVEPIPIRTKPDATTSCHTYLFPQIRMDCSNRGLSEVPTGIPEDVVHIDLSHNSISHLRARDFQGARSLRTLNFSNNNMERIDTGSLSGLLHLRELDLSDNNLHFVQYGVLEDLYFLSQLKLGGNPWVCDYSIHYMMYWLRLHPGVRHSGLLCRSPPEHTGESVEEYVHSYNRECPKDRQHSRTDQDQTDPELWNTPMEVQGELEEELEPSHLRVPQKYQIIRLT
- the fam185a gene encoding protein FAM185A, producing the protein MFWGAAGPRGCVGLLRCWSLTVRSRSLTALRCPLHTSRSFSISAPSRCPTDEEVKQPLKQWALEVSPFSTVRAQLGCSISVRPLDVHAFPESDRAFITVHGTDTEQEVGLDHLHVHYNDQSKELLISAGKVHSSVSIDLAAPIKSNLFITTHGKGSVQVRKMECDICRVQTEKGNCLLHSVKGHQVEVKSHGGRVTGAGTIHGNVDISTCGDSSVDVKKLQGTSMNVSTEHGSLKVKAIYAESSCVSSCSGKVELGHVHGNATVKNVSGDTVIDGSNSFLKVSSHSGSIDVYVGDGGSAELHSQEGAVCVRVPSSLKAGVELCGASVDVSPEVVLHGVENNTTEGQTTVAGYVNGEPPVDQWVKAQADRGSVRLKTQSWFESLKLGS